In Maridesulfovibrio sp., the following proteins share a genomic window:
- a CDS encoding TOBE domain-containing protein, which translates to MANKGNESQRTEIGATKLSTSEVFDVPDNILHMSREELAVLELGFRCWKDRTPRADYARSRTRVFCLFLILRHTGARLGEILKLDERKDIDLDRAVIILGRDGQQREVPLSQAVCRELKGLIDGPMSAGLEGNIFHLDPGYIRRIFYERAGDCGLDRKKGAPSVLRRSRAVEMLRNGVPLGVVRKVLGQSSTDLAAVYQEWSSGDVKNIVRRMALEENTLKSSARNTFIGHVSSINRDGVLADVKFETAEGFSISSVITLESLYKLGLEPGISVSASVKAPLVAVRPLKEKGTSSRNCVAAKVTTIKQNEVLAEVSGISPGGTKMCALVTSWSIEEEGLFEGGLVEFCFKALSVVLHAV; encoded by the coding sequence GTGGCGAATAAAGGAAATGAAAGTCAGAGAACAGAGATCGGGGCAACAAAGCTGTCTACGTCAGAAGTATTTGATGTTCCTGACAATATTCTTCATATGAGCAGGGAAGAACTAGCCGTTTTGGAGCTAGGGTTCCGCTGCTGGAAAGATAGGACTCCCCGTGCGGACTACGCAAGGTCCCGCACTAGGGTTTTTTGTCTGTTTCTGATTTTACGTCATACCGGGGCAAGGTTAGGAGAGATACTAAAACTTGATGAGCGAAAAGATATTGATCTGGACAGGGCGGTTATCATTCTTGGAAGAGATGGCCAGCAGCGCGAAGTTCCGCTTTCCCAGGCAGTCTGCAGGGAACTGAAAGGGTTGATTGACGGTCCGATGAGTGCCGGTCTGGAAGGTAACATTTTTCATCTTGATCCCGGCTATATCCGTCGAATTTTTTATGAGCGTGCTGGGGATTGCGGTCTGGACCGCAAGAAAGGTGCTCCCTCAGTTTTGCGCCGCTCCCGGGCTGTTGAAATGCTGCGCAACGGTGTTCCGCTGGGAGTCGTTCGCAAGGTGCTCGGCCAATCGTCCACAGATCTTGCCGCTGTTTATCAGGAGTGGTCATCCGGGGATGTGAAAAATATAGTCCGGCGCATGGCACTTGAAGAAAATACACTTAAATCGAGTGCCCGAAATACTTTCATTGGGCATGTCAGTTCCATTAATCGTGATGGAGTGCTGGCTGATGTGAAGTTCGAAACAGCCGAAGGATTCAGTATCAGTTCTGTCATTACTCTGGAGAGTCTCTATAAGCTTGGGCTAGAGCCGGGAATATCTGTTTCGGCCTCCGTAAAGGCTCCACTGGTGGCAGTGCGGCCTTTAAAAGAAAAGGGCACAAGCTCCCGCAACTGTGTTGCTGCGAAAGTGACCACTATTAAGCAGAACGAGGTTCTGGCTGAGGTTTCCGGGATATCCCCGGGGGGGACTAAAATGTGTGCGCTGGTTACCTCGTGGTCAATTGAGGAAGAGGGGTTGTTCGAAGGCGGGCTGGTTGAGTTCTGCTTCAAAGCTTT
- the modA gene encoding molybdate ABC transporter substrate-binding protein: MRILLLIITLLFIPVASHADIVIASGAGYRSLVDQLIETYTADTGNKVERIYGNMARVTALAKNSGSVDLVLGDKSFLEKTALDTAATQKVGRGRLVLAFAKGKNFTSPEDLLAPEISRISLPDTKRAIYGKAAMQYLNNKKLLSAVEPKLLMVATVPQSASYVITGESDYAFINLTHARKIQKSIGGFTILDESAYTPISIIIEQMSSSNHADECQKFMKFIQSPKAREIVTTHGMQD; the protein is encoded by the coding sequence ATGCGCATTCTACTACTTATTATCACTCTGCTTTTCATCCCCGTAGCATCCCATGCAGATATCGTTATTGCTTCCGGGGCCGGGTACCGGTCCCTGGTCGATCAACTGATAGAGACATACACTGCCGACACCGGAAACAAGGTGGAGCGAATATACGGAAATATGGCACGGGTAACCGCACTTGCCAAAAACAGCGGTTCTGTTGACCTTGTTCTTGGCGACAAATCATTTCTGGAAAAAACAGCACTGGATACCGCTGCAACCCAAAAAGTAGGCCGAGGAAGACTGGTGCTGGCCTTCGCAAAAGGCAAGAACTTCACCAGCCCTGAAGACTTACTAGCACCTGAAATTTCCCGCATTTCCCTGCCTGATACCAAGCGGGCAATTTACGGAAAGGCAGCCATGCAGTATCTGAACAACAAAAAGTTACTCTCTGCAGTAGAGCCCAAGCTGCTTATGGTTGCCACTGTTCCGCAATCAGCATCCTACGTGATTACCGGGGAGTCAGATTATGCATTCATAAACCTGACCCATGCCCGCAAAATCCAAAAGTCCATCGGTGGTTTTACGATTCTTGATGAATCTGCCTATACACCCATCTCAATTATTATCGAGCAGATGAGCAGCTCCAACCACGCTGATGAATGCCAAAAATTCATGAAATTTATCCAGTCACCCAAAGCACGTGAAATAGTAACGACCCACGGCATGCAGGATTAA
- the modB gene encoding molybdate ABC transporter permease subunit, whose amino-acid sequence MDFYPLYISAKLSVATTLFIPVVAAPIAYILAFLDFKGKSLIDAVVSLPMVLPPTVLGFGLLIAMGPQGPLGGVWRDMTGERMVFSFSGILLASLVYNLPFAVQPMRAAFEKLDFRLLENAAVLGLSPTATFFRVVLPNSLPGLAASAMLVFAHSLGEFGVILMVGGSIPGSTKVASIAIYEAVEAMRYNDALYMSLAIIPVSFLALLAINRLNKISRSRS is encoded by the coding sequence ATGGATTTCTACCCGCTTTATATATCGGCAAAACTGTCTGTGGCTACAACCCTGTTTATCCCGGTTGTAGCCGCACCAATTGCCTATATTCTTGCCTTTCTTGATTTCAAAGGCAAAAGCCTGATTGACGCGGTGGTTTCTCTCCCCATGGTGCTCCCTCCAACGGTTCTTGGTTTCGGGCTGCTTATAGCCATGGGACCGCAAGGACCGCTGGGGGGGGTATGGCGGGACATGACAGGAGAACGTATGGTTTTCAGCTTTTCCGGCATATTGCTGGCGTCGCTGGTATACAACCTGCCATTTGCAGTACAACCCATGAGGGCGGCTTTTGAAAAACTGGACTTCCGGCTGCTGGAAAATGCGGCGGTGCTGGGGCTTTCGCCAACAGCAACATTTTTCAGGGTGGTCCTGCCCAACAGTCTGCCGGGGCTCGCGGCTTCGGCCATGCTGGTTTTTGCACACAGCCTTGGAGAATTCGGGGTCATTCTCATGGTCGGCGGGTCCATCCCCGGCTCGACTAAAGTCGCTTCCATCGCCATTTACGAGGCAGTCGAAGCCATGCGCTACAATGACGCCCTGTACATGTCGCTGGCAATAATCCCGGTCAGCTTTCTGGCCCTTTTAGCAATCAACCGCCTGAATAAAATCAGCCGGAGCAGATCATGA
- a CDS encoding ATP-binding cassette domain-containing protein — MTLKIDIRKQLPNFALDVAFNCRPGTLTAVVGPSGAGKSTLVRIIAGLERPDSGEISLNGKVWVDTASKTFATPQKRGLGLVFQEYTLFPHLNVRKNVAFAAVDKKCVDGLLKKFGISHIAESKPVNISGGERQRAAFCQALAREPVLLLLDEPFSALDIATREGLRKELRDLKKELNIPIIHVTHDLEEAYYLADSIFVLENGHESPEWLERQRRRFCPDENLARFAQLDNLISPSAA, encoded by the coding sequence ATGACTTTGAAAATTGATATACGTAAACAGTTGCCAAACTTCGCACTGGATGTAGCCTTCAACTGTAGGCCGGGAACACTGACCGCGGTAGTCGGCCCTTCCGGTGCGGGGAAAAGCACACTTGTGCGCATCATTGCCGGGCTGGAAAGACCGGACTCGGGAGAAATATCACTCAATGGGAAAGTATGGGTAGACACTGCGTCCAAAACTTTCGCCACACCGCAAAAAAGAGGGTTGGGACTTGTTTTTCAGGAATACACCCTTTTTCCGCACCTTAATGTCCGCAAGAACGTGGCCTTTGCCGCTGTGGATAAAAAGTGCGTAGACGGGCTGCTCAAGAAATTCGGAATTTCCCATATTGCGGAGAGCAAACCCGTCAACATTTCCGGCGGGGAACGCCAGCGGGCAGCTTTCTGCCAGGCTCTGGCCCGGGAACCAGTCCTGCTTCTGCTGGATGAACCTTTTTCAGCACTGGATATTGCCACCCGTGAAGGGCTGCGCAAGGAGCTCCGGGACCTGAAGAAAGAATTGAATATCCCCATCATTCACGTAACCCACGACCTCGAAGAAGCCTACTATCTGGCTGACTCTATTTTCGTCCTTGAAAACGGGCATGAATCTCCCGAGTGGCTGGAACGGCAACGTCGAAGATTCTGCCCAGATGAGAATCTGGCGCGCTTCGCGCAACTCGATAATCTGATTTCGCCATCGGCAGCCTGA
- the modA gene encoding molybdate ABC transporter substrate-binding protein, translating into MKRISSLILMLLLALPLSANAADLMVAQAANFMPAMKEIIPAFKKASGLEVQATYTSTGKLYGQIVNGAPFDVFLAADERRPEILFKDGLAESPFVYAKGKVVLWSIDKTKIEESWQKTIMDGKFKKVAIANTETAPYGTAAMLALQKAKLWDFIKPNLVYAQSIAQTFQFASTGAADAGFCAYSSVFTPIGKKGAFVVVNEAPPVIQAACILKSSEHKEAAMKFVEFLSGPEVKSIKKKYGYD; encoded by the coding sequence ATGAAACGTATCAGCTCTCTCATCCTCATGCTGCTGCTGGCCCTGCCTCTTTCGGCCAACGCTGCCGACTTGATGGTAGCTCAGGCAGCCAACTTCATGCCCGCAATGAAAGAAATCATTCCGGCTTTTAAAAAAGCCAGCGGACTTGAAGTTCAGGCGACCTACACTTCCACCGGGAAATTGTATGGCCAGATAGTTAACGGCGCGCCTTTTGATGTTTTTCTGGCCGCAGATGAACGTCGTCCGGAAATATTGTTCAAAGACGGACTGGCCGAGTCTCCCTTTGTCTATGCCAAAGGCAAGGTAGTCCTCTGGTCTATCGACAAAACCAAAATTGAAGAAAGCTGGCAAAAAACAATTATGGACGGCAAGTTCAAAAAAGTAGCCATTGCCAATACAGAAACCGCCCCTTACGGTACAGCAGCTATGCTGGCACTTCAGAAAGCCAAACTCTGGGATTTTATAAAACCGAATCTTGTATATGCGCAGTCCATTGCCCAGACCTTTCAGTTCGCATCCACAGGCGCTGCTGACGCCGGATTCTGCGCCTATTCATCCGTGTTTACCCCCATTGGGAAAAAAGGCGCTTTTGTTGTTGTCAATGAAGCTCCGCCGGTAATTCAGGCTGCCTGCATCCTCAAGTCCTCCGAACACAAGGAAGCAGCAATGAAATTCGTAGAATTCCTGTCCGGCCCTGAAGTAAAATCCATCAAGAAAAAATATGGATACGACTAA